The following proteins are encoded in a genomic region of Actinomadura sp. NAK00032:
- a CDS encoding alpha-ketoglutarate-dependent dioxygenase AlkB: MFQGSLLDCTDESGPHPLESARRTRLSHGAWVDVLPGWIPGADALFERLLTSVPWRAERRRMYERVVDVPRLLSFYDEGAPLPDPVLDEAKAALDEHYADELGEPFRTAGLCLYRDGRDSVAWHGDTIGRGSTHDTMVAILSVGTPRSLLLRPRGGGGQTIRHELGHGDLIVMGGSCQRTWEHAIPKSARVTGPRISIQFRPRGVR; encoded by the coding sequence ATGTTCCAAGGCTCGCTGCTGGACTGCACCGACGAGAGCGGCCCGCACCCGCTGGAGTCGGCGCGGCGGACACGGCTGTCGCACGGCGCCTGGGTGGACGTCCTGCCAGGCTGGATTCCCGGAGCGGACGCCCTGTTCGAACGGCTGCTGACGTCCGTCCCGTGGCGCGCGGAGAGGCGGCGCATGTACGAGCGCGTCGTGGACGTCCCGCGCCTGCTGTCCTTCTACGACGAGGGTGCGCCGCTCCCCGACCCCGTCCTGGACGAGGCGAAAGCGGCACTCGACGAGCACTACGCCGACGAGCTGGGTGAGCCGTTCCGCACCGCCGGTCTCTGCTTGTACAGGGACGGCCGCGACAGTGTGGCGTGGCACGGCGACACCATCGGACGTGGCTCCACGCACGACACGATGGTGGCGATCCTGTCAGTCGGCACCCCGCGAAGCCTGCTGCTCCGCCCGCGCGGTGGCGGCGGCCAGACGATCCGCCATGAACTGGGCCACGGCGACCTCATCGTGATGGGCGGGAGCTGCCAGCGGACATGGGAGCACGCCATCCCTAAGAGCGCCCGCGTGACCGGCCCCCGCATCAGCATCCAGTTCCGCCCACGCGGCGTCCGCTAG
- a CDS encoding MFS transporter: MRDLPRSAKALVWVRVINQLGAYVMSFLAVLAGPGLAAAALAVFGVAALVSRWLGGVLLDRFAPRTLIVLGLASTGSALLLLAAAQGAAQVLAAVALVGLAFELYEPATQESLARVGGRRDDLYGLLGTFAVAAGAIGGLLAAVLLPLGARWLAVVDGMTCLLAAGVAAFFMAREPPVVRAARDVRWRPPRRLLRLTAASTAFGCGYLAVLMFMPLVLLQRGAPAWLPGLTLTGAALLAPLTGFLGRRRLDAFDHEHVLAAGCAVLGVLAVVLAAAGRSVLLTVAAYLAWAVTDSVLQGRWQAMIADIAPEPERPRWFAFFGSSWAVAQSAVPGLVALVGAAMPVGAAAFLLTPAFLRRPGRRGSIDPHARDPAAAAN; this comes from the coding sequence ATGAGAGACTTACCGCGGTCGGCGAAGGCGCTCGTGTGGGTCCGAGTGATCAACCAACTCGGCGCCTACGTGATGTCGTTCCTCGCCGTGCTCGCGGGCCCCGGTCTCGCGGCGGCGGCGCTGGCGGTCTTCGGGGTCGCCGCGCTGGTCTCGCGCTGGCTCGGCGGCGTCCTGCTCGACAGGTTCGCGCCGCGTACGCTCATCGTTCTCGGCCTGGCCTCGACGGGGTCGGCCCTGCTGCTCCTCGCCGCCGCGCAGGGCGCCGCTCAGGTCCTGGCGGCGGTCGCGCTGGTCGGGCTCGCGTTCGAGCTCTACGAGCCCGCCACCCAGGAGTCGCTCGCCCGGGTCGGCGGACGGCGCGACGACCTCTACGGCCTGCTCGGCACGTTCGCGGTGGCGGCGGGGGCGATCGGCGGTCTGCTCGCCGCCGTGCTGCTGCCGCTGGGCGCACGCTGGCTGGCGGTCGTGGACGGGATGACATGCCTGCTCGCGGCCGGTGTGGCGGCGTTCTTCATGGCCCGGGAGCCGCCGGTGGTGAGGGCGGCGCGGGACGTCCGATGGCGGCCGCCTCGGCGGCTGCTCCGGCTGACCGCGGCGAGCACGGCGTTCGGGTGCGGCTATCTGGCCGTGCTGATGTTCATGCCGCTCGTTCTGCTCCAGCGCGGTGCGCCGGCGTGGCTGCCCGGGCTGACGCTGACCGGAGCCGCCCTGCTCGCACCGCTGACCGGTTTTCTCGGGCGCCGCCGCTTGGACGCCTTCGATCATGAGCACGTCCTCGCCGCCGGGTGCGCGGTGCTCGGCGTCCTCGCGGTCGTGCTCGCGGCCGCCGGGCGGTCCGTGCTGCTCACGGTGGCGGCGTATCTGGCGTGGGCGGTCACCGACAGCGTGCTGCAGGGGCGCTGGCAGGCGATGATCGCCGACATCGCGCCCGAGCCGGAACGGCCGCGCTGGTTCGCGTTCTTCGGCTCGTCGTGGGCGGTGGCGCAATCGGCCGTCCCGGGCCTGGTGGCGCTGGTGGGCGCGGCGATGCCGGTCGGTGCGGCCGCGTTCCTGCTGACCCCCGCCTTCCTGCGCCGACCTGGCCGCCGCGGCTCGATCGACCCCCACGCGAGAGACCCCGCCGCCGCAGCCAACTGA